Proteins from a genomic interval of Microbacterium imperiale:
- a CDS encoding DUF5996 family protein yields MTTESAPAVPVRADRPALRVDAWEPTRQTLHMWLQIVGKTRMVNAAPLNHYWHVTLLPSSRGLTTGVVPAPTGPFEIEFDFCDHVLKLRTVDGRHRTIALESMTVADFYARFIAAASELGIPVDIHAAPNEVDPAIPFADDVEHATYVGEHANAFWRQLNDAHTELQHHRAGFTGKSSPVHFFWGALDLAVTRFSGRDAPTHPGGVPNCPDYVMAESYRAELCSAGFWPGGGIEGAYYTYAYPAPDGYREAPVPEGARYDDALGEFLLPYEVVRTADDPHALVQAFLDATFRAARHPGDGWGSGVAE; encoded by the coding sequence ATGACCACCGAATCAGCCCCCGCCGTCCCGGTTCGCGCGGATCGGCCCGCGCTGCGCGTCGACGCCTGGGAGCCGACGAGGCAGACGCTGCACATGTGGCTGCAGATCGTCGGCAAGACGCGCATGGTCAACGCGGCGCCGCTGAACCACTACTGGCACGTCACGCTGCTGCCGTCGTCGCGGGGTCTGACGACCGGCGTCGTCCCGGCTCCGACCGGGCCGTTCGAGATCGAGTTCGACTTCTGCGACCACGTGCTGAAGCTGCGCACCGTCGATGGCCGGCACCGGACGATCGCCCTCGAGAGCATGACCGTCGCGGACTTCTACGCGCGGTTCATCGCGGCGGCGTCCGAGCTCGGCATCCCCGTCGACATCCACGCCGCCCCGAACGAGGTCGACCCGGCCATCCCGTTCGCCGACGACGTCGAGCACGCCACCTACGTCGGTGAGCACGCCAACGCCTTCTGGCGGCAGCTGAACGACGCGCACACCGAGCTGCAGCACCACCGGGCCGGCTTCACCGGCAAGTCCAGCCCCGTGCACTTCTTCTGGGGTGCACTCGATCTCGCCGTGACGCGCTTCTCGGGCCGCGATGCGCCGACCCACCCCGGCGGCGTTCCGAACTGCCCGGACTACGTCATGGCCGAGAGCTACCGCGCCGAGCTGTGCAGCGCGGGCTTCTGGCCCGGCGGGGGCATCGAGGGCGCGTACTACACCTACGCCTATCCCGCCCCCGACGGGTACCGCGAGGCGCCCGTGCCCGAGGGGGCGCGGTACGACGACGCCCTCGGCGAGTTCCTCCTCCCGTACGAGGTGGTGCGCACCGCCGACGACCCGCACGCCCTCGTGCAGGCCTTCCTCGACGCGACGTTCCGCGCCGCGCGGCATCCGGGCGACGGGTGGGGGAGCGGTGTCGCGGAATGA
- a CDS encoding sodium:calcium antiporter: protein MSALPFGVLVLIFAAAAAVVWVAGIQLSKTTDVLDARWHIGSAFGGLIILAVATNLPEIAITVSAAASGNLEVAVGNILGGIALQTVVLVILDAFGRRGRGVRPLTYRAASLVLVLEAAVVVAVLTVVMAGSQLPGDLIVARLSPDVVLIAALWLAGLFLVQRAGHHLPWHENGVAPDGAPHATGHRRAKPRPPHHTMSTAAVVTVFVVSALATLGAGVVLERAGDAIADEIGLSGVLFGATILALATALPEISTGLQAIRQGDDNLAMSDIFGGNAFLPVLFLVATLISGQAVLPQANGADIYLTALGALLTLVYIVGLIFRPAKKVIGMGVDSLTVLVLYGLGIAGLFAVAA, encoded by the coding sequence ATGTCCGCTCTTCCGTTCGGCGTGCTCGTCCTGATCTTCGCCGCTGCCGCGGCGGTGGTCTGGGTCGCCGGCATCCAGCTGTCCAAGACCACGGACGTGCTCGACGCGCGCTGGCACATCGGCAGTGCGTTCGGCGGCCTCATCATCCTCGCCGTCGCCACCAACCTGCCCGAGATCGCGATCACCGTGAGCGCGGCGGCATCCGGCAATCTCGAGGTCGCCGTCGGCAACATCCTCGGTGGCATCGCCCTGCAGACCGTCGTGCTGGTGATCCTCGACGCGTTCGGCAGGCGCGGACGGGGCGTGCGCCCGCTGACGTATCGGGCGGCGTCGCTCGTGCTCGTCCTCGAGGCGGCCGTCGTCGTCGCCGTGCTCACCGTGGTGATGGCCGGAAGCCAGCTGCCGGGCGACCTGATCGTCGCGCGGCTGAGCCCCGACGTGGTCCTGATCGCGGCTCTGTGGCTCGCCGGGCTGTTCCTCGTGCAGCGGGCCGGCCACCACCTGCCGTGGCACGAGAACGGCGTCGCGCCCGACGGCGCCCCGCACGCCACCGGGCACCGACGCGCGAAGCCGCGACCGCCGCACCACACGATGTCGACGGCGGCGGTGGTCACCGTCTTCGTCGTCTCAGCCCTCGCTACCCTCGGCGCGGGCGTCGTGCTCGAGCGGGCCGGCGATGCCATCGCCGACGAGATCGGCCTGTCGGGTGTGCTGTTCGGAGCGACCATCCTCGCCCTCGCGACCGCGCTGCCCGAGATCTCGACGGGACTGCAGGCCATCCGCCAGGGCGACGACAACCTCGCGATGAGCGACATCTTCGGCGGCAACGCCTTCCTGCCGGTGCTGTTCCTCGTCGCGACGCTGATCTCGGGCCAGGCGGTGCTGCCGCAGGCGAACGGCGCCGACATCTACCTCACCGCTCTCGGCGCGCTGCTCACCCTGGTCTACATCGTCGGGCTCATCTTCCGGCCCGCGAAGAAGGTCATCGGCATGGGCGTCGACTCGTTGACGGTGCTCGTCCTCTACGGCCTCGGGATCGCCGGGCTCTTCGCCGTCGCGGCCTGA
- a CDS encoding amidohydrolase, whose translation MARILAVVNGRIVPVSAPVIEQGTVIVEDGVITAVGDSDIAVPDGAEIVDAGGRWVLPGFVEAHGHLGVHEDGEGWSGNDTNEMTDPNGARFRALDGIDIDEVGFRDALRGGVTSVVIKPGSGNPIGGRTVAIKTWGGRTVDEQVIAENVSVKSALGENPKRVYGDKKQTPSTRLGVASVLREAFVAAQNYVAKRDAAAAKGEPFERDLGKETLAQVLDGTLLWDQHSHRHDDIVTAIRLAEEFGYRLVVNHGTEGHKIADVLAEKNIPVIFGPMLTSRSKVELRDRAIGALALIAEAGVTVAITTDHPVVPIDQIRLQAILAVREGLPATVALEALTTNPASILRLDERVGALEPGRDGDIVIWSGDPLAVESRVEHVIIGGTTVLEPAPDGDVRVVERWERFGRSSWLR comes from the coding sequence ATGGCCCGCATCCTCGCCGTCGTGAACGGCCGCATCGTTCCCGTGTCCGCACCCGTCATCGAGCAGGGCACCGTGATCGTCGAGGACGGTGTCATCACCGCCGTCGGCGACAGTGACATCGCCGTTCCCGACGGCGCCGAGATCGTCGACGCCGGCGGTCGCTGGGTGCTGCCCGGCTTCGTCGAGGCCCACGGGCACCTCGGTGTCCACGAGGACGGCGAGGGCTGGTCGGGCAACGACACCAACGAGATGACCGACCCCAACGGTGCGCGCTTCCGCGCCCTGGACGGCATCGACATCGACGAGGTCGGATTCCGCGATGCGTTGCGCGGCGGGGTCACCTCCGTCGTCATCAAGCCGGGGTCGGGAAACCCGATCGGCGGCCGCACGGTGGCGATCAAGACGTGGGGCGGCCGGACCGTCGACGAACAGGTCATCGCCGAGAACGTGTCGGTCAAGTCCGCTCTCGGCGAGAACCCCAAGCGGGTCTACGGCGACAAGAAGCAGACGCCGTCGACGCGCTTGGGCGTCGCGTCCGTCCTGCGCGAAGCGTTCGTGGCCGCGCAGAACTACGTGGCGAAACGGGATGCCGCCGCCGCGAAGGGCGAGCCGTTCGAGCGCGACCTCGGCAAAGAGACGCTCGCGCAGGTGCTCGACGGCACGCTGCTGTGGGACCAGCACAGCCACCGCCACGACGACATCGTCACGGCCATCCGACTGGCCGAGGAGTTCGGCTATCGCCTGGTCGTCAACCACGGCACCGAGGGTCACAAGATCGCCGACGTGCTCGCCGAGAAGAACATCCCCGTCATCTTCGGGCCGATGCTGACGTCCCGTTCGAAGGTCGAGCTGCGCGACCGGGCGATCGGGGCCCTCGCCCTCATCGCCGAGGCCGGCGTCACGGTGGCCATCACGACGGACCACCCGGTCGTGCCGATCGACCAGATCCGCCTGCAGGCCATTCTCGCGGTGCGCGAGGGGCTGCCGGCGACCGTCGCCCTCGAAGCGCTCACGACGAACCCGGCCTCGATCCTGCGTCTCGACGAGCGCGTCGGTGCACTCGAGCCGGGCCGTGACGGCGACATCGTCATCTGGTCGGGCGACCCGCTCGCGGTCGAGTCGCGTGTGGAGCACGTGATCATCGGCGGCACGACGGTGCTCGAGCCCGCACCCGATGGCGACGTGCGCGTCGTCGAGCGGTGGGAGCGCTTCGGGCGCTCCAGCTGGCTGCGCTGA
- a CDS encoding lytic transglycosylase domain-containing protein, giving the protein MTSSSSQPTRRDLRRTPRNARRVIRPAALTLGVALGVTAMVGTTASATVPIAASSAPVMQRAALVTATVASPAKPLSAIEQATTDAVAAAEASVLEAATVTADVSAAALPVDGDTTVDTAQLRDRIAGLQDADVIPTLLLPDLTDKLTEATADVQAETADLRGRLDAAKAQKAAEEEAARIAAEEAAAAEAAARAEAEAAAAAEAEAEAEAAATSSSSSARSSAPAASGSAVASTGDNSPGAAQQAASNMLGDYGWGQDQFSCLVSLWNKESGWNYQAYNSGSGAFGIPQALPGSKMASAGGDWQTSAVTQVRWGLGYISGRYGSPCGAWGHSQSVGWY; this is encoded by the coding sequence ATGACTTCTTCGTCGAGCCAGCCCACCCGCCGCGACCTGCGGCGCACGCCCCGCAACGCACGCCGTGTCATCCGGCCCGCCGCCCTGACCCTGGGCGTCGCGCTCGGGGTCACCGCGATGGTCGGCACGACGGCATCCGCGACGGTTCCCATCGCCGCCTCGTCCGCGCCCGTCATGCAGCGCGCGGCGCTCGTGACCGCCACCGTGGCTTCGCCCGCGAAGCCCCTCAGCGCGATCGAGCAGGCGACGACCGACGCCGTCGCCGCGGCGGAGGCCTCGGTTCTCGAGGCGGCCACCGTGACGGCCGATGTGTCGGCTGCCGCACTGCCGGTCGACGGCGACACCACCGTCGACACGGCGCAGCTGCGCGACCGCATCGCCGGCCTGCAGGACGCCGACGTGATCCCGACGCTGCTCCTGCCCGACCTCACCGACAAGCTCACCGAGGCGACCGCTGACGTCCAGGCCGAGACCGCCGATCTGCGCGGCCGTCTCGACGCCGCGAAGGCGCAGAAGGCCGCCGAGGAGGAAGCCGCCCGCATCGCCGCGGAAGAGGCCGCCGCCGCCGAGGCCGCGGCCCGCGCCGAGGCAGAAGCGGCCGCCGCCGCCGAGGCCGAGGCTGAGGCCGAAGCAGCCGCCACGTCGAGCTCGAGCAGCGCGCGGTCGTCCGCGCCGGCAGCATCCGGTTCCGCTGTCGCCTCGACCGGCGACAACTCGCCGGGTGCCGCGCAGCAGGCCGCCAGCAACATGCTCGGCGACTACGGCTGGGGCCAGGACCAGTTCTCGTGCCTCGTCTCGCTGTGGAACAAGGAGTCGGGCTGGAACTACCAGGCCTACAACAGCGGCAGCGGCGCTTTCGGCATCCCGCAGGCGCTCCCCGGCAGCAAGATGGCATCGGCCGGCGGCGACTGGCAGACCAGCGCGGTCACGCAGGTGCGCTGGGGCCTCGGTTACATCTCGGGCCGCTACGGGTCGCCGTGCGGCGCCTGGGGTCACTCGCAGTCGGTGGGCTGGTACTGA
- a CDS encoding S-ribosylhomocysteine lyase: MAEIESFTLDHTAVIAPYVRRIGVEHGPGGGTITNFDVRLVQPNAGEIPTAGIHTIEHMLAGLLRDRIDGVIDISPFGCRTGFHLLMWGEPEIADVVAAMTGSLRFIAEEAVEADIPGVSALECGNYRDHSLHSAREWSRTVLDQGISLDAFARVGV; the protein is encoded by the coding sequence ATGGCCGAGATCGAGAGCTTCACGCTGGACCACACCGCCGTGATCGCGCCCTACGTGCGCCGCATCGGCGTCGAGCACGGCCCCGGCGGCGGCACCATCACCAACTTCGACGTGCGTCTCGTGCAGCCGAACGCGGGGGAGATCCCGACCGCCGGCATCCACACGATCGAGCACATGCTCGCCGGCCTGCTGCGCGACCGCATCGACGGCGTCATCGACATCTCGCCCTTCGGCTGCCGCACCGGCTTCCACCTGCTGATGTGGGGCGAGCCCGAGATCGCCGACGTCGTCGCCGCGATGACCGGCAGCCTGCGGTTCATCGCCGAAGAGGCGGTCGAAGCCGACATTCCCGGCGTCTCGGCTCTCGAGTGCGGCAACTATCGCGACCACTCCCTGCACTCGGCACGCGAGTGGTCGCGGACCGTGCTCGATCAGGGCATCAGCCTCGACGCCTTCGCGCGCGTCGGCGTCTGA
- a CDS encoding PepSY-associated TM helix domain-containing protein → MSITDARPTGDAVPDPAGDAGGTPSHEHAPPRPRRPWLMPLLLRVHFYAGILVGPFILIAAVSGALYVVTPQIERVVYAHELRAPVSETSLTLGEQVRIAQDHIGDAATLAAVRPAPGPGDTTRVMFAQEGLGPSETRAVFIDPGTGEIRGDQTVYGTSGALPLRTWVDQLHRSLNLGEPGRLYSELAASWLGVVVLAGLGLWIARFRTTRAKRDLLRPRRGATGYRRLFGWHASLGVWLVIGAVFLSASGITWSTYGGANVSSLRAALSWQAPALETALGGDAAAGDPHADHGVVAAPTAAVAPEAFDDVLAVARTENVDVGLVEIRPPSAAGQAWVVQEIQRSFPTQVDAVSIDGETLAVVDRVDFADYPVMAKLARWAVDLHMGTMFGLVNQIVLFIVASGIAAMVVLGYAMWWKRRPTRDAARGAGSAPAEALPQAPLWGIALVVAVAIGVGFLLPLLGITLAAFVIGDAVVQAVRHRRHSVTRPRPTR, encoded by the coding sequence ATGTCCATCACCGATGCGCGCCCGACGGGCGACGCCGTACCCGACCCCGCCGGAGATGCCGGCGGCACGCCGTCCCACGAGCACGCGCCGCCGCGGCCGAGGCGCCCCTGGCTGATGCCGCTGCTGCTGCGCGTCCACTTCTATGCCGGCATCCTCGTCGGTCCGTTCATCCTCATCGCCGCCGTGAGCGGTGCACTGTACGTCGTCACGCCGCAGATCGAGCGCGTCGTCTACGCCCACGAGCTGCGGGCTCCGGTTTCGGAGACATCGCTCACGCTGGGCGAGCAGGTGCGGATCGCCCAGGACCATATCGGCGATGCCGCGACGCTCGCCGCCGTCCGCCCCGCACCGGGACCCGGCGACACGACGCGGGTGATGTTCGCCCAGGAGGGTCTCGGTCCCAGCGAGACGCGCGCCGTCTTCATCGACCCGGGAACGGGTGAGATCCGCGGCGATCAGACCGTGTACGGCACCAGTGGCGCGCTGCCCCTGCGCACGTGGGTCGATCAGCTGCACCGCAGCCTCAACCTCGGCGAGCCCGGGCGCCTGTACAGCGAACTCGCCGCCTCGTGGCTCGGCGTCGTGGTGCTGGCGGGGCTCGGCCTCTGGATCGCCCGGTTCCGCACCACCCGAGCCAAGCGCGACCTCCTGCGTCCGCGACGCGGCGCGACGGGATACCGCCGGCTCTTCGGCTGGCACGCCTCACTGGGCGTGTGGCTCGTGATCGGTGCCGTGTTCCTGTCGGCCTCGGGTATCACGTGGTCGACGTACGGCGGCGCGAACGTCTCGAGCCTGCGAGCCGCGCTGTCGTGGCAGGCGCCCGCGCTCGAGACCGCCCTGGGGGGCGATGCTGCCGCAGGCGACCCGCATGCCGATCATGGCGTGGTCGCGGCCCCCACTGCCGCGGTCGCGCCCGAGGCGTTCGACGACGTGCTCGCAGTGGCCCGCACCGAGAACGTCGACGTCGGCCTGGTGGAGATCCGTCCCCCCTCGGCCGCCGGGCAGGCCTGGGTCGTGCAGGAGATCCAGCGCAGCTTCCCGACCCAGGTGGACGCGGTGTCGATCGACGGCGAGACGCTCGCGGTGGTCGATCGCGTCGACTTCGCGGACTACCCCGTCATGGCGAAGCTGGCGCGCTGGGCCGTGGACCTCCACATGGGGACGATGTTCGGCCTCGTCAATCAGATCGTGCTGTTCATCGTGGCCTCCGGCATCGCCGCCATGGTGGTGCTGGGCTATGCGATGTGGTGGAAGCGCCGCCCGACCCGCGACGCCGCTCGCGGTGCCGGATCAGCGCCCGCGGAAGCGCTGCCGCAGGCGCCGCTCTGGGGGATCGCGCTGGTGGTCGCCGTCGCGATCGGGGTCGGATTCCTGCTGCCGCTGCTGGGCATCACTCTCGCCGCGTTCGTGATCGGCGACGCCGTCGTTCAGGCCGTGCGCCACC